From one Microbacterium sp. 10M-3C3 genomic stretch:
- the fdxA gene encoding ferredoxin, with the protein MTYVIALPCVDVKDRACIDECPVDCIYEGERSLYIHPDECVDCGACEPVCPVEAIYYEDDLPDEWQDYYKANVEFFDDIGSPGGAAKVGVIAKDHPLIAALPPQGE; encoded by the coding sequence GTGACGTATGTGATCGCCCTCCCGTGCGTGGACGTCAAGGACCGCGCCTGCATCGACGAGTGCCCGGTCGACTGCATCTACGAGGGCGAGCGATCGCTCTACATCCATCCCGACGAGTGCGTCGACTGCGGGGCGTGCGAGCCGGTGTGCCCCGTCGAGGCGATCTACTACGAGGACGACCTGCCCGACGAGTGGCAGGACTACTACAAGGCCAACGTCGAGTTCTTCGACGACATCGGCTCGCCGGGCGGTGCGGCCAAGGTCGGTGTCATCGCGAAGGACCACCCGCTCATCGCCGCGCTGCCGCCGCAGGGCGAGTGA
- the ddaH gene encoding dimethylargininase, translating to MPRLLVRKPSPHLADGELTHLERVPVDAALARSQWEAYVDVFRARGWDVVPVPADDAHPDGVFVEDAVVVFDDVAVVCRAGALSRRGEAATVAPVLATLGLPVAEITAPGTLDGGDVLKIGRTAYVGLSARTNTVAVDQLRALLEPRGWSVVAVPVTRVLHLKSAVTALPDGTVIGYPPLVDDPGVFDRFLPVPEEHGTAVVVLDSRTVLMSADAPATAELFRARGLNVVTVPVSEFEKLEGCVTCLSVRVRDLAR from the coding sequence ATGCCGCGCCTGCTCGTCCGCAAGCCGTCGCCGCACCTGGCCGACGGCGAGCTCACCCACCTCGAGCGCGTCCCCGTGGACGCCGCGCTCGCGCGCTCGCAGTGGGAGGCGTACGTCGACGTCTTCCGTGCGCGCGGCTGGGACGTCGTGCCTGTGCCGGCCGACGACGCGCATCCCGACGGCGTGTTCGTGGAGGATGCGGTGGTCGTCTTCGACGACGTGGCGGTCGTCTGCCGTGCCGGCGCGCTGTCGCGGCGCGGCGAGGCGGCCACGGTCGCGCCCGTCCTCGCGACGCTCGGTCTGCCGGTGGCGGAGATCACGGCGCCCGGCACGCTCGACGGGGGAGACGTCCTGAAGATCGGGCGCACCGCCTACGTCGGTCTGTCGGCGCGCACGAACACCGTCGCCGTCGATCAGCTGCGTGCGCTGCTCGAGCCGCGCGGCTGGAGCGTCGTCGCCGTGCCGGTGACGCGCGTGCTCCACCTGAAGAGCGCCGTCACGGCGCTCCCGGACGGCACGGTCATCGGCTACCCGCCGCTCGTGGACGACCCGGGAGTGTTCGACCGTTTCCTTCCGGTGCCCGAGGAGCACGGCACGGCCGTCGTCGTCCTGGACTCGCGGACGGTGCTGATGTCGGCGGACGCACCGGCGACCGCCGAGCTCTTCCGTGCGCGCGGGCTGAACGTGGTGACGGTGCCGGTGAGCGAGTTCGAGAAGCTCGAGGGCTGCGTCACCTGCCTGTCGGTGCGCGTCCGCGATCTCGCTCGCTGA
- the dapE gene encoding succinyl-diaminopimelate desuccinylase: MPLLDPTQSSVELTRAICDIPSVSGEEKTLADAIEEIVAPLEHLDVFRDGDTIVARTQLGRERRVVIAGHIDTVPINGNVPTRDIEMDGVPYLWGRGTVDMKAGVAVQLKLAVELTDPRVDITWMWYDHEEVDADLNGLTRLSRTRPDLFAGDFAILGEPSDGEVEGGCNGNLRALVRTSGVRAHSARAWIGENAIHKAAPILMRLAEYRPRDVEVEGLVYREGLNAVRISGGVAGNVIPDECVVEVNYRFAPSRDADEASRHVRDVFAGFDVEVVDIAPGARPGLDAALAQEFVTAVGAAPRPKYGWTDVARFSAMGVPAVNYGPGDPHLAHHDEERVPLHQIDAVERGLRAWLTSS, from the coding sequence GTGCCCCTCCTCGATCCCACCCAGTCCTCCGTCGAGCTGACCCGCGCGATCTGCGACATCCCGTCGGTGTCGGGCGAGGAGAAGACGCTCGCCGACGCGATCGAGGAGATCGTGGCGCCGCTGGAGCATCTCGACGTCTTCCGTGACGGCGACACGATCGTCGCGCGCACGCAGCTCGGCCGCGAGCGCCGTGTCGTGATCGCGGGGCACATCGACACGGTGCCGATCAACGGCAATGTCCCGACACGCGACATCGAGATGGATGGCGTGCCGTACCTGTGGGGGCGCGGCACGGTGGATATGAAGGCCGGCGTCGCGGTGCAGCTCAAGCTCGCCGTCGAGCTCACCGATCCCCGCGTCGACATCACGTGGATGTGGTACGACCACGAGGAGGTCGACGCCGACCTCAACGGGCTCACACGGCTCTCGCGCACCCGCCCCGATCTGTTCGCGGGCGACTTCGCGATCCTCGGCGAACCGTCGGACGGCGAGGTCGAGGGCGGATGCAACGGCAACCTCCGCGCGCTCGTGCGCACGAGCGGCGTGCGCGCGCACAGTGCGCGCGCGTGGATCGGCGAGAACGCGATCCACAAGGCCGCGCCGATCCTCATGCGTCTGGCGGAGTACCGCCCGCGCGACGTCGAGGTGGAGGGGCTCGTCTATCGCGAGGGTCTGAACGCGGTGCGGATCTCGGGCGGTGTGGCCGGCAACGTCATCCCCGACGAGTGCGTCGTCGAGGTCAACTACCGCTTCGCGCCGAGTCGCGACGCCGACGAGGCCTCGCGCCACGTGCGGGACGTGTTCGCGGGTTTCGACGTCGAGGTCGTCGACATCGCGCCCGGCGCGCGTCCGGGGCTCGACGCGGCGCTCGCCCAGGAGTTCGTCACCGCCGTCGGAGCGGCCCCGCGCCCCAAGTACGGCTGGACCGACGTCGCGCGCTTCTCGGCGATGGGCGTGCCCGCGGTGAACTACGGCCCCGGCGATCCGCACCTCGCCCACCACGACGAGGAGCGCGTGCCGCTCCACCAGATCGACGCCGTCGAGCGCGGGCTGCGCGCGTGGCTGACGTCGTCCTGA
- a CDS encoding TetR/AcrR family transcriptional regulator has protein sequence MSDSVADITLRRPRRADAARNYDALVAAAREAFAAHGASASLEDIARRAGVGIGTLYRNFPTRDDLIESVYVSEVLALVEAADEVRDREPWAALEAWLARFVQYVGTKRALVEGLTRESDVLAQCRAIMYGAGEPLLVRAQDSGDVDPALTIRDVVRLIAGVTAVSTYEDDAQRDRVLAAAVRGLRA, from the coding sequence GTGTCCGATTCCGTCGCCGACATCACGCTGCGTCGACCGCGTCGCGCCGACGCCGCGCGCAACTACGACGCGCTCGTCGCCGCGGCGCGTGAGGCGTTCGCCGCGCACGGCGCGTCCGCGTCGCTCGAGGACATCGCGCGGCGCGCGGGTGTGGGGATCGGCACGCTGTACCGGAACTTCCCGACGCGCGACGACCTCATCGAATCGGTCTACGTGTCCGAGGTGCTCGCGCTCGTCGAGGCCGCCGACGAGGTGCGCGACCGCGAGCCGTGGGCGGCGCTCGAGGCGTGGCTCGCGCGATTCGTGCAGTACGTCGGCACGAAGCGAGCCCTCGTCGAGGGCCTCACGCGCGAGTCGGACGTGCTCGCGCAATGCCGCGCGATCATGTACGGCGCCGGCGAGCCGCTCCTCGTGCGGGCGCAGGACAGCGGCGACGTCGATCCCGCGCTCACGATCCGCGACGTGGTGCGGCTCATCGCCGGGGTGACCGCCGTCAGCACGTACGAGGACGACGCGCAGCGCGACCGCGTCCTCGCCGCCGCGGTGCGCGGGCTCCGGGCCTGA
- a CDS encoding MFS transporter translates to MSVSTPSGIRFAAIAVSVASIALLQNLVIPVIPLIQTDLGASADAASWTMTAWLIAAAVATPLLGRVGDLAGRRRTFLAVLAVVALGDVVALVAPDLTTLLVGRVLQGVGGALFPLAFGLVRDTLPPHRVTGAIGATSAVIGIGGAAGSVLAGPLADAFGWRTLFALPLVIGALGFAATRLVVPAAGSRARGRVNLVSAALLSAWLIALLVPLSSGSRWGWGAPPTIGLFVAAAVLLAAWVVAELRAAEPLVDIRMLLDRAIWPTNLAGILVGAAAFGFWGYLPQFLQVAETTGWGLGLSAGAAGLVLLPLLVGMSAVGFATGALSRLLPLRALLGLGAGAMGLAVVAAVVAHAQVWQLAVAGGVFGVGIGLAYAASASIIVQSVPADRVGVATGMNANLRTIGSAMGSAVTSAIVFGQVDRSGAPRELGYDVAWIVVASLALAAAVVVGTVRTGRRSSETAEARRREEGAAREATALADAA, encoded by the coding sequence ATGTCCGTATCCACCCCCTCCGGCATCCGATTCGCCGCGATCGCCGTGAGCGTCGCCTCGATCGCGCTGCTGCAGAACCTCGTCATCCCCGTCATCCCCCTCATCCAGACCGATCTCGGTGCGAGCGCCGACGCGGCCTCGTGGACCATGACCGCGTGGCTGATCGCCGCGGCCGTGGCCACACCCTTGCTCGGCCGGGTCGGCGACCTCGCCGGCCGGCGACGCACGTTCCTCGCCGTCCTCGCCGTCGTCGCACTCGGCGACGTGGTCGCCCTGGTTGCTCCCGACCTCACGACGCTGCTCGTCGGCCGTGTGCTGCAGGGCGTCGGCGGCGCGCTGTTCCCGCTCGCCTTCGGCCTCGTGCGCGACACGCTGCCGCCGCACCGGGTCACCGGCGCGATCGGCGCGACGAGCGCGGTCATCGGCATCGGCGGCGCGGCGGGCAGCGTGCTCGCCGGTCCCCTCGCCGACGCCTTCGGCTGGCGCACGCTGTTCGCGCTGCCCCTCGTCATCGGCGCGCTCGGGTTCGCGGCGACCCGGCTCGTGGTCCCCGCCGCCGGCAGCCGCGCCCGCGGCCGCGTCAACCTCGTGTCGGCCGCGCTGCTGTCGGCGTGGCTCATCGCCCTGCTCGTGCCGCTGAGCTCCGGCAGCCGCTGGGGCTGGGGCGCGCCCCCGACGATCGGACTCTTCGTCGCCGCCGCGGTGCTCCTCGCGGCCTGGGTCGTCGCCGAGCTGCGGGCGGCCGAGCCGCTCGTGGACATCCGGATGCTGCTGGACCGAGCGATCTGGCCGACGAACCTCGCGGGCATCCTCGTCGGGGCCGCCGCCTTCGGGTTCTGGGGCTACCTGCCGCAGTTCCTGCAGGTCGCCGAGACCACCGGCTGGGGGCTCGGCCTGAGCGCCGGAGCCGCCGGGCTCGTCCTGCTGCCCCTCCTCGTCGGCATGAGCGCGGTCGGCTTCGCGACCGGCGCCCTGTCGCGCCTCCTCCCGCTGCGCGCCCTGCTCGGGCTCGGCGCCGGCGCGATGGGCCTCGCGGTGGTGGCAGCCGTCGTCGCGCACGCGCAGGTGTGGCAGCTGGCGGTGGCGGGCGGCGTGTTCGGCGTGGGCATCGGCCTCGCCTACGCCGCATCCGCGAGCATCATCGTCCAGAGCGTGCCGGCCGACCGCGTCGGCGTCGCGACCGGGATGAACGCGAACCTGCGAACCATCGGCTCCGCGATGGGGTCGGCCGTGACCTCCGCGATCGTCTTCGGCCAGGTCGACCGCTCGGGCGCACCGCGCGAGCTCGGATACGACGTGGCATGGATCGTGGTCGCCTCCCTCGCCCTCGCCGCCGCCGTCGTCGTCGGCACGGTGCGCACGGGCCGCCGCTCGTCCGAGACCGCCGAGGCGCGTCGTCGCGAAGAGGGCGCCGCCCGGGAGGCGACGGCTCTCGCCGACGCCGCCTGA
- a CDS encoding AzlD domain-containing protein gives MTLWTAVLLASVVCLAVKAVGYAVPPRVLEAPRPARIADLLTVALLAALVAVQTVAAGQALAVDARIPAVLVAGGLLALRAPFLVVVMAAALVAAGLRWVGWAA, from the coding sequence GTGACCCTGTGGACCGCCGTGCTCCTCGCCTCGGTCGTATGCCTCGCGGTGAAGGCCGTCGGCTACGCCGTCCCGCCGCGGGTGCTCGAGGCGCCCCGGCCCGCGCGCATCGCCGACCTGCTCACCGTCGCGCTCCTGGCCGCGCTCGTGGCCGTGCAGACCGTGGCCGCGGGGCAGGCGCTGGCGGTGGATGCCCGCATCCCCGCCGTCCTCGTCGCCGGCGGGCTGCTCGCCCTGCGGGCGCCGTTCCTGGTCGTGGTGATGGCCGCGGCGCTCGTGGCCGCGGGACTGCGGTGGGTCGGCTGGGCGGCCTGA
- a CDS encoding AzlC family ABC transporter permease, giving the protein MPPADPSARAAVRQGLAVALATSAYGISFGALATASGLDVWQTCVLSLLMFTGGSQFAFVGVIGAGGLAAAPAAIASAALLGVRNAAYAMRMSPVLGGGPWRRLLAAPFTIDESTAVSLAQSSPRARRIGFWVTGVAIYVGWNLSTLVGALVGDLLGDPRRYGLDAAAAAAFLALLWPRLRGRQAIAVGAGAAVVAVVLTPALMPGLPVVVAATVALVVGWTNLLGARGRAGDALDVPEREGLP; this is encoded by the coding sequence ATGCCCCCCGCCGATCCGTCCGCGCGTGCGGCGGTGCGCCAGGGCCTCGCCGTCGCCCTGGCGACGAGCGCGTACGGCATCTCGTTCGGCGCACTCGCGACGGCCTCCGGGCTCGACGTGTGGCAGACGTGCGTGCTGAGCCTGCTCATGTTCACGGGCGGCTCGCAGTTCGCGTTCGTCGGGGTGATCGGCGCGGGCGGCCTCGCCGCCGCACCGGCCGCGATCGCCTCAGCCGCGCTCCTGGGCGTGCGCAACGCCGCCTACGCGATGCGGATGTCGCCGGTGCTCGGCGGCGGCCCATGGCGCCGCCTGCTGGCGGCGCCGTTCACGATCGACGAATCCACCGCGGTGTCTCTCGCGCAGTCCTCTCCGAGGGCGCGACGCATCGGCTTCTGGGTGACCGGGGTCGCGATCTACGTCGGATGGAACCTCTCGACGCTCGTCGGTGCGCTCGTCGGCGACCTGCTCGGCGACCCCCGCCGGTACGGCCTGGACGCGGCCGCGGCCGCGGCCTTCCTCGCGCTGCTGTGGCCGAGGCTCCGCGGCCGGCAGGCGATCGCCGTGGGCGCCGGTGCGGCCGTCGTCGCGGTCGTGCTCACGCCGGCCCTGATGCCGGGGCTTCCCGTCGTGGTTGCGGCGACGGTCGCCCTCGTCGTCGGCTGGACGAACCTCCTCGGCGCTCGCGGGCGAGCAGGTGACGCGCTCGACGTGCCCGAGCGGGAGGGGCTGCCGTGA
- a CDS encoding citrate synthase: protein MSDSGTQQETATLTVGGRTAEFPVIPGTDGVPSVDIASFMRQTGHTTLDYGFVNTASTKSAITFIDGDQGILRYRGYPIAQLAKNSTYLEVAWLLIYGELPTPDELAAFDERIRRHTLLHEDLKRFFSALPHTAHPMSVLSAATAALSTYYERESDPHNPEHVELNTVRMLAKLPVIAAYAHKKSVGQAFLYPDNSLGFVDNFLKLNFGVLSEIYEVNPVMSRALERLLILHEDHEQNASTSTVRLVGSTGANQFSSISAGINALYGPLHGGANEAVLEMLGRIRDSGESVERFVERVKNKEDGVKLMGFGHRVYKNYDPRAKLVKESADEVLEALGVSDPLLDLAKQLEEIALNDDYFKERRLYPNVDFYTGVIYKAMGFPTRMFTVLFAIGRLPGWLAHWREMQSDPQTKIGRPQQLYIGASERNYPGVG, encoded by the coding sequence GTGAGCGACAGCGGAACGCAGCAGGAGACGGCGACCCTCACGGTCGGCGGCCGCACCGCCGAATTCCCGGTGATCCCGGGCACCGACGGCGTCCCCAGCGTCGACATCGCGTCGTTCATGCGCCAGACCGGCCACACGACGCTCGACTACGGCTTCGTGAACACCGCCTCCACGAAGTCCGCCATCACCTTCATCGACGGCGACCAGGGCATCCTGCGCTACCGCGGATACCCGATCGCGCAGCTCGCGAAGAACAGCACGTACCTCGAGGTGGCGTGGCTGCTCATCTACGGCGAGCTGCCGACGCCCGACGAGCTCGCAGCCTTCGACGAGCGCATCCGGCGCCACACCCTCCTGCACGAGGACCTCAAGCGCTTCTTCTCCGCGCTGCCGCACACGGCGCACCCCATGTCGGTGCTGTCGGCGGCCACCGCGGCCCTCTCGACCTACTACGAGCGCGAGTCCGACCCGCACAACCCGGAGCACGTCGAGCTGAACACCGTCCGGATGCTCGCGAAGCTGCCCGTCATCGCGGCGTACGCGCACAAGAAGAGCGTCGGCCAGGCGTTCCTGTACCCCGACAACTCGCTCGGCTTCGTCGACAACTTCCTGAAGCTCAACTTCGGTGTGCTGAGCGAGATCTACGAGGTCAACCCGGTCATGTCGCGGGCCCTCGAGCGGCTGCTCATCCTCCACGAGGACCACGAGCAGAACGCGTCGACCTCGACCGTGCGCCTGGTCGGCTCGACCGGCGCGAACCAGTTCTCTTCCATCTCCGCCGGCATCAACGCGCTCTACGGTCCGCTGCACGGCGGCGCCAACGAGGCGGTCCTGGAGATGCTCGGTCGCATCCGCGACTCCGGTGAGAGCGTCGAGCGCTTCGTCGAGCGCGTGAAGAACAAGGAGGACGGGGTCAAGCTCATGGGCTTCGGCCACCGCGTCTACAAGAACTACGACCCGCGGGCGAAGCTCGTGAAGGAGTCGGCCGACGAGGTGCTCGAGGCGCTCGGCGTGAGCGATCCGCTGCTCGACCTCGCGAAGCAGCTCGAGGAGATCGCCCTCAACGACGACTACTTCAAGGAGCGCCGTCTCTACCCGAACGTCGACTTCTACACGGGCGTGATCTATAAGGCCATGGGCTTCCCGACGCGCATGTTCACGGTGCTGTTCGCGATCGGCCGGCTGCCCGGATGGCTCGCGCACTGGCGCGAGATGCAGAGCGACCCGCAGACCAAGATCGGCCGCCCCCAGCAGCTGTACATCGGCGCCTCGGAGCGGAACTACCCCGGCGTCGGTTGA
- the dapD gene encoding 2,3,4,5-tetrahydropyridine-2,6-dicarboxylate N-succinyltransferase — translation MSDARWVWGWGLQTVAEDGTVLDTWYPEPAPGRLPLGLDPALPPAALEQLAVPDPRRAVDVEVVAVEIDLDAPPAGTADAYLRLHALSHRLVAPNELSLEGVFGHLPNVAWTTAGPMHPDAATRLRPTLLREGVQVQGLDKFPRLLDYVTPPGVRIADASRVRLGAYLSPGTTVMHEGFVNFNAGTLGASMVEGRISQGVVVGDGSDIGGGASIMGTLSGGGTHRISIGARTLLGANAGIGISLGDDCVVEAGLYVTAGTKIVLPGEPPRADGSPPSVKGAALSGRDGLLFRRNSLTGAVEAVPRAGVGVTLNEALHT, via the coding sequence ATGAGCGACGCGCGATGGGTGTGGGGCTGGGGGCTTCAGACGGTGGCCGAGGACGGCACGGTCCTGGACACGTGGTACCCCGAACCGGCGCCCGGCCGACTGCCGCTCGGCCTCGACCCGGCGCTCCCGCCCGCCGCCCTCGAGCAGCTCGCGGTGCCCGATCCCCGGCGCGCCGTCGACGTCGAGGTCGTCGCCGTCGAGATCGACCTCGACGCGCCGCCGGCCGGCACCGCCGACGCGTATCTGCGGCTGCACGCGCTGTCGCACCGCCTCGTCGCGCCGAACGAGCTCTCCCTCGAGGGCGTCTTCGGCCACCTCCCGAACGTCGCATGGACGACGGCGGGCCCGATGCATCCGGATGCGGCCACGCGCCTCCGACCGACGCTGCTCCGCGAAGGCGTCCAGGTGCAGGGCCTGGACAAGTTCCCGCGCCTGCTCGACTACGTCACGCCCCCGGGCGTGCGCATCGCGGACGCGTCGCGCGTCAGGCTGGGCGCCTACCTCTCCCCCGGCACGACGGTCATGCACGAGGGATTCGTGAACTTCAACGCCGGAACGCTCGGCGCCTCGATGGTCGAGGGCCGCATCTCCCAGGGCGTCGTCGTCGGCGACGGCTCCGACATCGGTGGCGGCGCCTCCATCATGGGGACGCTCTCGGGCGGTGGCACGCACCGCATCTCGATCGGCGCGCGCACACTGCTCGGCGCCAACGCCGGCATCGGCATCTCGCTCGGCGACGACTGCGTGGTCGAGGCGGGGCTGTACGTGACGGCCGGCACGAAGATCGTGCTGCCGGGCGAGCCGCCGCGCGCCGACGGCTCGCCGCCGTCGGTGAAGGGCGCGGCGCTGTCCGGCCGGGACGGACTGCTGTTCCGGCGCAACTCGCTGACGGGCGCCGTGGAGGCCGTGCCGCGCGCGGGCGTGGGCGTCACGCTCAACGAGGCGCTGCACACCTGA
- a CDS encoding histidinol dehydrogenase has product MTSPALRLIAARLLTWAISLVVGAVYGTAATVAHAFTVIGLPLGLVLAIVGTGGLLVAFRALTGDRWTALAGGLGVLLATFVFSNVGPGGSAIVAPATDATAWIPVAWTIAVPILVALVVAWPDLRPRATDDRGARA; this is encoded by the coding sequence GTGACATCCCCGGCTCTGCGCCTGATCGCGGCCCGTCTGCTCACGTGGGCGATCTCCCTCGTGGTGGGCGCCGTCTACGGCACGGCCGCGACCGTCGCGCACGCCTTCACCGTGATCGGCCTGCCGCTGGGCCTCGTGCTCGCGATCGTCGGCACGGGCGGGCTGCTCGTCGCGTTCCGCGCCTTGACGGGCGACCGGTGGACGGCGCTCGCGGGCGGCCTCGGCGTCCTGCTGGCGACCTTCGTCTTCAGCAACGTCGGCCCCGGCGGCTCGGCCATCGTGGCGCCGGCGACGGATGCGACGGCCTGGATCCCCGTCGCATGGACCATCGCGGTGCCGATCCTCGTCGCCCTCGTCGTGGCGTGGCCCGACCTGCGGCCCCGCGCGACCGACGATCGCGGCGCGCGCGCATAG
- the dapC gene encoding succinyldiaminopimelate transaminase, with protein MGVADLADYPWDAVAPYAERARRHPDGIVDLSVGSPVDPTPGVVADALRAATDAHAYPLTAGTPALREAIAAWYARRRGVPGLTPAHVLPTVGSKELVALLPLLLGLGAGDLVVHPRAAYPTYDVGARLVDAEPLAVDDPAQWPAGTRLVWINSPGNPDGRVLDRAQLRAAVERARELGAVLASDECYAELGWDGPWADAAVPSVLDPAVTDGDTAGLLSVYSLSKQSNLAGYRAAFIAGDPAIVSRVLTARRHLGLMPPAPVQAAMAVALGDDAHVAAQKERYRTRRAVLKPAVEAAGFRIDESEAGLYLWATEGRDAWDSLSRLADLGILAGPGHFYGPHHPQHIRLSLTATDERIAAAAARLRATAG; from the coding sequence ATGGGCGTCGCCGATCTCGCCGACTATCCGTGGGACGCGGTCGCGCCGTACGCCGAGCGCGCCCGACGGCATCCCGACGGGATCGTCGACCTGTCCGTCGGCTCGCCCGTCGACCCCACGCCGGGCGTCGTGGCCGACGCGCTGCGTGCGGCGACCGACGCGCACGCATACCCGCTGACCGCGGGCACCCCGGCGCTGCGCGAGGCGATCGCGGCATGGTACGCGCGTCGGCGCGGCGTGCCCGGCCTCACGCCGGCGCACGTGCTGCCGACCGTGGGCTCGAAGGAGCTCGTGGCTCTGCTGCCGCTGCTCCTCGGCCTCGGCGCCGGCGACCTCGTCGTGCACCCGCGGGCGGCGTACCCGACCTACGACGTCGGCGCGCGGCTGGTCGACGCGGAGCCGCTCGCGGTCGACGACCCGGCGCAGTGGCCGGCCGGCACGCGGCTGGTGTGGATCAACTCGCCCGGCAATCCCGACGGGCGCGTGCTCGACCGAGCGCAGCTGCGTGCCGCCGTCGAGCGCGCGCGCGAGCTCGGGGCCGTGCTGGCGTCCGACGAGTGCTACGCCGAGCTCGGCTGGGATGGGCCGTGGGCGGATGCGGCCGTGCCGAGCGTGCTCGATCCCGCCGTCACCGACGGCGACACGGCGGGGCTGCTCTCGGTGTACTCGCTGAGCAAGCAGTCCAACCTCGCCGGCTACCGAGCCGCGTTCATCGCGGGCGACCCGGCGATCGTGTCGCGCGTGCTGACCGCCCGCCGTCACCTGGGCCTCATGCCGCCGGCGCCGGTGCAGGCGGCCATGGCCGTCGCGCTCGGCGACGACGCGCACGTCGCAGCGCAGAAGGAGCGCTACCGCACGCGCCGCGCCGTGCTCAAGCCCGCCGTCGAGGCCGCGGGCTTCCGCATCGACGAGAGCGAGGCCGGTCTCTACCTGTGGGCGACCGAGGGTCGTGACGCGTGGGACAGCCTGTCGCGCCTGGCCGATCTCGGCATCCTGGCCGGTCCGGGCCACTTCTACGGTCCGCACCATCCGCAGCACATCCGGCTGTCGCTGACCGCGACGGACGAGCGCATCGCCGCCGCCGCGGCGCGGCTGCGCGCGACCGCCGGCTGA